The following are encoded in a window of Chroococcidiopsis sp. TS-821 genomic DNA:
- a CDS encoding response regulator, with translation MSSEQFRQYIRTIQKQIAKLQEELARDWSEIAEALDGLQLIHEEMQTSLEAAEVVEQTLLQQNQQIAAAYQYYYDLFQTSPIAYVVTDANGLILEANQAIAQLLKVPQRYLLGKPLAVYVAEGERHDFYTKLSRAKNSGIQVWQMSICPREDTPLAVEFYVSTVRSDAGLIELRIAVSTMSLSRETTQAQHLNQEAIRPETRFRPHLPQSLDGLRVLVVDDEPDVREFITAILEPYGIGVRAVTSAAAALAELEQFHPDVLVSDIRMPGEDGYSLIQQIRAWEALRGRHIPAAAITAYLDEDREKALSAGFEAHLHKLAPPTDLIKMVAQLAGRAAKQESDALN, from the coding sequence ATGAGTAGCGAACAGTTTAGACAATATATTAGAACGATCCAAAAGCAAATTGCCAAACTGCAAGAGGAACTCGCAAGAGATTGGAGCGAAATTGCAGAAGCGCTTGACGGTTTGCAACTGATTCATGAAGAGATGCAGACAAGTTTGGAAGCAGCCGAGGTTGTCGAGCAAACTCTGCTTCAGCAAAATCAGCAAATCGCTGCGGCGTATCAGTATTATTACGACTTGTTTCAAACTTCACCAATCGCCTATGTGGTGACAGATGCCAATGGTTTAATTTTGGAAGCAAACCAAGCGATCGCCCAATTGCTAAAAGTGCCGCAACGCTACCTACTAGGTAAACCGCTAGCAGTTTATGTGGCAGAGGGAGAGCGCCACGACTTTTATACCAAGCTCAGTCGAGCCAAAAATAGCGGCATCCAAGTTTGGCAAATGAGTATCTGCCCGCGAGAAGATACTCCCCTTGCCGTTGAGTTCTATGTTAGTACAGTACGTAGTGACGCTGGCTTGATTGAACTGCGCATAGCAGTATCCACCATGAGCCTATCGCGGGAAACAACTCAAGCGCAACACCTGAACCAAGAAGCAATCCGACCAGAAACAAGATTTAGACCGCACTTACCGCAATCACTCGATGGTTTACGGGTGCTCGTTGTCGATGACGAACCCGATGTCCGTGAATTTATCACGGCGATTTTAGAACCTTATGGAATTGGTGTGAGGGCAGTTACAAGTGCAGCCGCCGCGTTAGCGGAGTTGGAGCAATTTCATCCTGATGTATTGGTGAGTGATATTCGGATGCCTGGTGAGGATGGGTATAGCCTCATTCAGCAGATTCGAGCCTGGGAGGCGCTTCGGGGAAGGCATATCCCCGCCGCTGCAATTACGGCTTATCTGGACGAGGATCGGGAAAAAGCTTTAAGTGCTGGGTTTGAGGCACATTTGCACAAACTGGCTCCACCAACTGATTTGATTAAGATGGTGGCGCAATTGGCTGGACGCGCTGCTAAACAAGAGTCTGATGCGTTGAATTAA
- a CDS encoding HU family DNA-binding protein gives MNKGELVDAIADKASVTKKQADAVLTAALETIIEAVSSGDKVTLVGFGSFEPRERKAREGRNPKTGDKMEIPATKVPAFSAGKLFREKVSPGKD, from the coding sequence ATGAACAAAGGTGAATTAGTTGACGCGATCGCAGATAAGGCAAGCGTTACCAAAAAGCAAGCCGATGCAGTTTTAACCGCAGCTTTAGAAACAATCATCGAAGCTGTTTCTTCTGGTGATAAAGTCACGCTGGTAGGTTTTGGTTCATTCGAGCCGCGCGAGCGCAAAGCCCGTGAAGGTCGTAACCCGAAAACCGGTGATAAAATGGAAATTCCAGCAACAAAGGTGCCCGCCTTTTCGGCTGGGAAGCTTTTCCGCGAAAAAGTGTCACCAGGCAAAGACTAA
- a CDS encoding NAD(P)/FAD-dependent oxidoreductase, whose product MIDYDVVIIGGSLTGRYAAILATQLHAKVALVEPPQQTIFQNVLIPHALAYLGKRQQLDAMQWGMTADNKNAVPRADRSLQVKSVVADVEEQYSPAVLAALGVDLISGVGQFARSPALTFSVNRRQLESRSYLLATGSRPIIPDIEGLQATDYYTTADILSVLNCANPPTRWVVVGGDPSGIQMAQILARFGLDVTLIVQHSHILPQEDPAIAQLIQAALEAEGVRILTEPVTQIKQIQDKKWVQAGDRAIETDEILLCAGRQPDVAHLNLEAVGVRSQRHRLVVNARLQTTHPRIYACGEAIGGYPLTNVAHYEAAIALKNALGLTRDRVDYSSIPWAIFCDPQLARVGLTETQARQLFGDVVVLRQYFKSVAAAQIEIATTGVCQVVLLPNGEILGATIIGACAAELIHVFSLAIAQHIKINKIAQLAPIYPSFSEIFAQIAILTYQTRLNRPSIWDKILATFRRW is encoded by the coding sequence ATGATTGACTACGATGTTGTAATTATTGGTGGCAGTCTGACGGGGCGCTATGCAGCGATTCTAGCGACTCAATTGCACGCTAAAGTTGCGCTAGTAGAACCTCCGCAACAAACAATTTTTCAGAATGTTTTGATACCTCATGCATTGGCTTATCTTGGGAAACGCCAACAGCTTGATGCAATGCAATGGGGAATGACTGCGGACAATAAAAACGCTGTGCCGCGGGCAGATAGATCGCTGCAAGTTAAGAGTGTTGTCGCTGATGTAGAAGAACAATATTCCCCTGCTGTTTTAGCGGCGTTGGGAGTTGATCTAATTTCTGGCGTTGGGCAATTTGCGCGATCGCCTGCGCTGACTTTTAGCGTGAATCGGCGTCAACTCGAATCGCGTAGTTACCTACTTGCTACAGGTTCGCGTCCGATTATCCCTGATATTGAAGGATTGCAAGCAACAGATTACTACACAACCGCAGACATTTTATCCGTACTCAATTGTGCCAACCCACCAACTCGATGGGTCGTTGTCGGGGGAGATCCATCGGGAATTCAAATGGCGCAAATCCTCGCACGCTTTGGTTTAGATGTGACTTTGATCGTTCAGCATTCGCATATCTTACCCCAAGAAGATCCGGCAATCGCGCAACTGATTCAAGCAGCGTTGGAAGCGGAAGGCGTGCGGATTTTGACAGAACCCGTTACTCAAATCAAGCAGATCCAAGATAAAAAATGGGTGCAAGCGGGCGATCGAGCGATTGAAACCGATGAAATTTTATTGTGTGCTGGACGACAGCCGGATGTGGCGCATCTCAACTTAGAAGCTGTTGGCGTGCGATCGCAGCGTCATCGTTTAGTAGTAAACGCGAGACTGCAAACAACGCATCCTCGAATCTATGCTTGTGGAGAAGCCATCGGCGGCTATCCTTTAACGAACGTGGCGCATTATGAAGCAGCGATCGCCTTAAAAAATGCGTTGGGTTTGACGCGCGATCGGGTCGATTACAGTAGTATTCCTTGGGCAATTTTTTGCGATCCGCAGTTAGCACGAGTCGGACTTACCGAAACGCAAGCCCGACAATTGTTCGGTGATGTCGTGGTGTTGCGTCAGTATTTCAAAAGCGTCGCCGCTGCGCAAATCGAGATAGCAACAACGGGAGTTTGTCAAGTCGTACTTTTACCTAATGGAGAAATTTTAGGCGCGACGATTATCGGCGCTTGCGCCGCAGAATTGATTCATGTTTTCAGTTTGGCGATCGCCCAGCACATCAAAATTAACAAGATTGCGCAACTTGCTCCGATTTATCCTAGTTTTTCAGAAATTTTCGCTCAAATCGCGATATTAACGTACCAAACACGCTTAAACCGTCCTTCAATTTGGGATAAGATTTTAGCAACTTTCCGCCGTTGGTGA
- the cobD gene encoding threonine-phosphate decarboxylase CobD — translation MRPIHGGNLAWAAAVAGCSPSDILDFSASINPLGPPKSAIAAIRAHLGDLCAYPDPNYGELRTALGQWHQLPPEWILPGNGSAELLTWAGWDLAQLAKTYLFTPAFADYYRALKAFGAIVQECPLELEVGGNVSASECGLLLNNPHNPTGQMFMRETILPYLEQFALVVVDEAFMDFLPPGEEQSLIPLVQKYPNLVILRSLTKFYSLPGLRLGYAIAHPDRLQSWQQRRDPWTVNTLAAVAAIAAIHDSDFQQRTWAWLPPARTQLFEGLAQIPGLRPLESTANFLLVQCESSQILQQQLLQHHKILIRDCLSFPTLGDRFFRIAVRSNAENERLLQALFQLLAISY, via the coding sequence ATGCGACCTATTCACGGGGGGAATTTAGCCTGGGCAGCAGCAGTTGCTGGCTGTTCCCCTAGCGATATTCTGGATTTTTCTGCAAGTATCAACCCCTTGGGACCGCCCAAGAGTGCGATCGCAGCAATTCGAGCGCATTTGGGGGATCTATGCGCTTATCCAGACCCCAACTACGGGGAATTACGCACCGCGTTAGGTCAGTGGCATCAATTACCACCCGAATGGATTCTGCCGGGGAATGGCTCGGCAGAATTACTTACCTGGGCAGGCTGGGATTTAGCACAACTTGCTAAAACTTACTTATTTACCCCAGCCTTTGCCGATTACTATCGCGCTTTGAAAGCTTTTGGTGCGATAGTGCAGGAATGTCCTCTGGAACTAGAGGTCGGGGGTAATGTTTCAGCATCAGAGTGTGGTTTACTTTTAAATAATCCTCACAATCCTACAGGGCAGATGTTTATGCGAGAAACGATTCTGCCTTATCTTGAGCAATTTGCTTTGGTTGTGGTGGATGAAGCGTTTATGGATTTTCTGCCACCAGGTGAAGAACAAAGTTTAATTCCTCTGGTACAGAAGTATCCTAATTTAGTCATTTTGCGATCGCTCACCAAATTTTACAGTTTACCTGGGCTGCGACTCGGATATGCGATCGCGCACCCAGACCGTTTGCAAAGTTGGCAGCAACGACGCGATCCGTGGACGGTGAATACACTAGCAGCAGTGGCGGCGATCGCCGCGATTCATGACAGCGACTTTCAACAGCGAACTTGGGCATGGCTACCACCGGCAAGAACTCAATTATTTGAGGGTTTAGCGCAAATACCTGGATTGCGCCCTTTAGAAAGTACTGCTAACTTTTTACTCGTACAATGCGAGTCGAGTCAAATTTTGCAACAGCAGTTGTTACAGCACCACAAAATTTTAATTCGCGATTGTTTGAGTTTTCCCACTCTAGGCGATCGCTTTTTCCGCATTGCGGTACGCTCAAATGCAGAAAATGAACGTTTGTTGCAGGCATTGTTTCAGCTATTAGCGATTAGCTACTAG